In a single window of the Bdellovibrionota bacterium genome:
- a CDS encoding S8 family serine peptidase — MRTILSLVLVSILSTQNGFATEVDNIEENIRILGFDRFYTDLKRDKNREVVKIAVFDYGFDGYQEEKGYSIPENTFLKVRPGDTNVRSPDDKNTHGLVMAQIITQYMTDNYNKWSLAPKIYLYKSDGYSNFQWAIEDAIKNGVEIILHSIVIEYGSNYDGRGFFNTLVNRATNAGIVWVNAAGNFGLTTFNSDIVISDSSWVDMDLEQNALPVKCEFPESTKIKKQNRKCNLRLVLAWDDFKNKPQEGSAKDLDLYMFDENFEKSVASELTQVESDDPNQGQSGFTLYPREIIETQIPEGTSYVKVRSKSDNFASTDRLRITAEGDYVKFPVRDKEESLLNPADNPNVITVGEKSSKSSVSKSLNKPELIAPSLVKGDDGKKYKGSSNAAAVVAAGIGLMKKINPDLDREAILELASGGATADDVLKYPAPQRPPVPGGPFVPGYAPPELSHARFNQSNGPTTQEDEEYYERQPRSGSPNPYSIPTQLLQFGSPQGVGCFPLADIKAVEPCIVANFIIKSQSLLVATTAGLKIATSFDPIVFIPGDARLDIRDQIAIFPAEGFAFRRVPRNVPLPRGAIEIFKMPVDEIICKLPDWDFLVTEMEVSRRKLYEANATGAYNNYIPQSCSVGSLAQTHFPVSNWGMYPVLQQSPYSAPVGPSPVEIRSQYRPSQNQGGYGYQPRQRQPGYGSSSSEQNFQLPNPSDVKDE; from the coding sequence ATGAGAACGATTTTAAGTTTAGTGTTAGTGAGTATTTTATCAACTCAAAATGGATTTGCAACGGAGGTTGATAACATTGAAGAAAATATTCGAATATTAGGCTTTGATAGATTTTATACAGATCTCAAGAGAGACAAAAATAGAGAAGTCGTAAAAATTGCAGTCTTTGATTATGGATTTGATGGATACCAAGAGGAAAAAGGATATTCAATTCCGGAGAACACGTTCTTAAAAGTTAGGCCAGGCGATACGAACGTAAGATCTCCTGACGATAAAAACACTCATGGCCTAGTCATGGCTCAAATTATTACTCAATACATGACAGACAATTATAACAAATGGAGTTTGGCTCCAAAGATCTATCTCTATAAGTCCGATGGTTATAGTAATTTTCAATGGGCAATTGAGGATGCCATTAAGAATGGTGTGGAAATCATTCTTCATTCCATAGTCATTGAGTATGGAAGTAATTATGATGGAAGAGGTTTTTTTAACACTCTTGTGAATCGAGCTACAAATGCAGGAATTGTTTGGGTCAATGCTGCCGGAAATTTTGGATTAACAACTTTCAATTCAGACATTGTAATCTCGGACAGCAGTTGGGTCGATATGGACCTAGAACAGAATGCGCTTCCCGTAAAATGTGAGTTCCCGGAAAGTACTAAAATCAAAAAACAAAATAGAAAATGCAATTTAAGACTTGTCCTTGCGTGGGATGATTTTAAAAATAAACCACAAGAAGGTTCTGCGAAAGACTTAGATCTTTATATGTTTGATGAGAATTTTGAAAAATCAGTTGCCTCAGAATTGACCCAAGTGGAATCGGACGATCCTAATCAAGGACAATCTGGATTTACACTTTATCCTCGTGAAATCATCGAAACCCAAATTCCTGAAGGCACTTCTTATGTCAAAGTAAGATCAAAGAGCGATAACTTTGCCTCAACCGATAGATTAAGAATCACGGCCGAGGGAGATTACGTGAAATTTCCAGTAAGAGATAAAGAAGAAAGCTTACTCAATCCTGCCGACAATCCGAATGTGATCACTGTAGGCGAAAAATCTTCTAAAAGCTCGGTGTCTAAATCTTTAAATAAACCTGAGTTAATTGCACCATCTCTTGTGAAGGGTGACGACGGGAAAAAATACAAGGGCTCTTCGAATGCAGCGGCAGTTGTTGCGGCGGGTATTGGTCTTATGAAAAAAATAAATCCAGATTTAGATCGTGAAGCAATTTTGGAATTGGCTTCAGGTGGGGCAACGGCAGATGATGTTCTGAAATACCCAGCTCCTCAAAGACCTCCGGTGCCAGGAGGACCTTTTGTACCAGGTTATGCGCCGCCTGAATTGAGTCATGCGAGATTCAATCAATCCAATGGCCCGACCACGCAAGAAGATGAAGAGTACTATGAGAGACAGCCTAGAAGTGGTTCTCCAAATCCATATTCTATCCCAACTCAACTTTTGCAATTTGGTTCGCCTCAAGGAGTAGGATGTTTTCCGCTTGCGGATATAAAGGCTGTTGAGCCATGCATAGTCGCCAATTTTATTATCAAGTCTCAGAGTTTACTTGTGGCAACAACGGCAGGATTAAAAATCGCGACCTCCTTTGATCCCATTGTTTTTATCCCAGGAGACGCAAGACTTGATATCAGAGATCAGATTGCAATTTTCCCTGCGGAGGGATTTGCTTTTCGAAGAGTTCCTAGAAATGTTCCACTTCCAAGGGGAGCTATTGAAATCTTCAAAATGCCAGTGGATGAAATCATTTGTAAACTTCCAGATTGGGATTTCTTAGTGACTGAAATGGAAGTTTCTAGAAGAAAATTGTATGAGGCTAATGCTACAGGCGCCTACAATAATTATATTCCGCAAAGTTGCAGTGTTGGCTCTCTGGCACAGACACATTTTCCGGTTTCAAATTGGGGAATGTACCCAGTTTTACAGCAGTCTCCATACTCTGCGCCGGTTGGCCCGTCTCCTGTGGAAATTAGATCTCAGTATCGTCCTTCGCAAAATCAAGGTGGTTATGGATATCAGCCTAGACAACGTCAACCTGGATATGGATCTTCTAGTTCGGAACAGAATTTTCAACTTCCAAATCCGTCTGATGTAAAAGATGAATAA
- a CDS encoding thrombospondin type-1 domain-containing protein — translation MLVFAKKPIVKAVSFVLFTLLLLSYQNCAKPLDEIGINSSMSGIGSCQISPSKAQVVLNENQAIAFTYSPASLKIRIVVMNNSSGVFTERVYSVSGVLDVTYTDASQAGNYTVHGIVETEDGATAGTCTTTFQVKGPPIISGPNPPQTTTYAWSAGVWGACSATACGTSGTQIRAVSCKLNDTNVMADSYCAGAGTKPATSQSCSTPSCGGGGPIGGDCKAGGLCQ, via the coding sequence ATGTTAGTTTTTGCGAAGAAGCCAATTGTTAAAGCCGTGTCTTTTGTGCTTTTCACACTCTTACTTCTTTCTTATCAAAACTGCGCAAAACCTCTAGATGAAATCGGAATAAATTCTTCAATGTCTGGAATTGGAAGTTGCCAGATTTCCCCATCAAAAGCTCAAGTTGTTTTGAATGAAAATCAAGCTATTGCTTTTACATATTCTCCTGCTTCTCTTAAAATCAGAATAGTTGTGATGAATAATTCTTCAGGAGTTTTCACAGAACGTGTCTATTCTGTGAGCGGCGTTTTAGATGTGACTTACACAGATGCATCTCAAGCTGGCAATTACACAGTTCACGGTATTGTAGAAACTGAAGATGGTGCGACAGCGGGAACTTGCACGACCACTTTCCAAGTCAAGGGACCGCCTATAATAAGCGGACCGAATCCTCCGCAAACCACAACTTATGCTTGGTCAGCTGGAGTATGGGGAGCTTGTAGCGCAACTGCCTGTGGAACGAGCGGAACACAAATCAGAGCGGTGTCTTGTAAACTCAATGACACCAACGTAATGGCAGATTCGTATTGTGCTGGTGCCGGCACAAAACCTGCGACATCTCAATCTTGCTCTACACCATCTTGTGGCGGTGGTGGGCCTATTGGTGGTGATTGTAAAGCCGGTGGATTATGCCAGTAA
- a CDS encoding PQQ-dependent sugar dehydrogenase yields the protein MRTTVYFLLFLCLALSQVVQSETISQEKAKLPLEKIKLPKNFEISVFAVVPGARSLAISPDGTIFVGSGGLSGSVKKVYSVRDTNGDNKADVVKVLADGLNSPNGVAYRDGNLYIGEIHQIQVIKNVDKFVKDVKAVARPEKIGPSFPKDKHHGWKFIRFDQNGNLYVPVGAPCNVCKTDPGYATIFKVDLKSNKKEIVAEGVRNTVGFDFHPATNELWFTDNGRDWMGDNIPPCELNRLEKEKSHFGFPHCHGKHIEDPEFKNKLGCLSYAPPVLELGAHVAPLGMRFYIGKQFSEEYRNQIFIAEHGSWNRSQPQGYKVGLAKLDGNKVISYTTFAEGWLSGKDYWGRPVDVEIYTDGSLLVSDDYAGVIYRISQKR from the coding sequence ATGAGAACTACAGTTTATTTTTTATTATTTTTGTGCCTAGCCCTTTCTCAAGTGGTGCAATCTGAAACCATTTCTCAAGAAAAAGCGAAACTACCTTTAGAAAAAATTAAATTGCCAAAAAATTTTGAAATTTCTGTATTTGCCGTGGTTCCAGGGGCGCGATCTTTAGCCATTTCACCTGATGGAACTATTTTTGTAGGCTCGGGAGGTTTGAGTGGAAGCGTTAAAAAAGTTTATTCAGTAAGAGATACAAATGGAGATAATAAAGCTGATGTTGTTAAAGTTTTAGCTGATGGCCTTAATTCTCCAAATGGCGTGGCATATCGCGATGGGAATCTTTATATAGGAGAGATTCATCAGATCCAAGTAATAAAGAACGTAGATAAATTCGTAAAAGATGTAAAAGCCGTGGCTAGGCCTGAAAAGATTGGTCCATCATTTCCCAAAGATAAGCACCATGGATGGAAATTCATTCGCTTTGATCAAAATGGAAATCTCTATGTGCCGGTAGGTGCTCCATGCAATGTGTGCAAAACAGATCCAGGTTATGCCACCATTTTTAAAGTGGATTTGAAAAGTAATAAAAAAGAAATTGTTGCAGAAGGTGTTCGAAACACCGTTGGATTTGACTTCCATCCCGCCACAAATGAGTTGTGGTTTACGGATAATGGCAGAGATTGGATGGGCGACAATATTCCTCCTTGCGAGCTCAATAGATTAGAGAAAGAAAAATCTCACTTTGGATTTCCTCATTGCCATGGGAAACATATCGAGGACCCGGAGTTTAAAAACAAGCTAGGGTGTTTATCTTATGCTCCTCCAGTACTGGAACTTGGAGCTCATGTGGCCCCATTGGGGATGAGATTTTATATTGGAAAACAATTTTCAGAAGAATACCGAAATCAAATTTTTATTGCAGAACATGGATCTTGGAATCGGTCTCAACCTCAAGGATACAAAGTGGGTCTAGCCAAGCTTGATGGAAATAAAGTTATATCTTATACAACTTTTGCTGAAGGTTGGTTGAGCGGAAAAGATTATTGGGGAAGACCTGTGGACGTCGAGATTTATACGGATGGATCTCTTTTGGTGTCCGATGATTACGCTGGCGTTATTTATCGTATTTCTCAAAAACGATAG
- a CDS encoding GNAT family N-acetyltransferase, whose product MEIKIAETNAEILFAYPVMKELRPHLVEEKFIEIIRLMAQEKYKLVCLLDPNVRAVAGIRLMETLATGKVLYVDDLVTSMEYRSKGYGKILLDWLIDTAKKQNCHFLKLDSGLKRTDAHRFYRRHGLEQIAHHFSIPTDGGPQWTSE is encoded by the coding sequence ATGGAAATCAAGATAGCCGAAACCAACGCGGAGATTCTTTTCGCCTACCCAGTCATGAAGGAGCTAAGACCTCATCTTGTCGAGGAAAAATTTATCGAAATCATACGCCTTATGGCACAGGAAAAATATAAACTCGTATGTCTACTCGATCCTAATGTGCGAGCCGTCGCAGGAATTCGACTAATGGAAACGTTAGCTACAGGAAAAGTCTTATATGTAGATGATCTTGTTACCAGTATGGAATATCGATCAAAGGGATACGGAAAAATTCTTTTAGATTGGTTAATTGATACAGCAAAGAAACAAAACTGTCACTTTCTTAAGCTGGATTCCGGTCTAAAGAGAACCGATGCGCATCGTTTTTATCGGCGTCATGGTCTAGAACAGATCGCTCATCATTTTTCCATACCGACAGATGGGGGGCCGCAATGGACGAGCGAATAA
- a CDS encoding phospholipase D-like domain-containing protein, translating into LYFRAQYSNGNSEKNIFKYYPKKISPFLKIFNRRNHRKIFVIDQKIAYVGSLNVMEPALKWKETTLRIENSNDINLLMEIFECTWDWIENDVSRFKSCDFRKIIFEVENSDHIRTTQTKVLRSHYRKDYLKRIDDAKERIWLVTPYFNPPRFLLKALVAAAERGVDVRLMVPNKTDPAWFSYLSRVYYSPLIKKGLKVYEYQEGILHSKTALIDSVGIVGSGNLNYRSFYQDLELNMIVSEVSEIEALNNEFIKDMKLSKEITTKKQMKAWERAFGMFLMKFKTSF; encoded by the coding sequence AATTATACTTCAGAGCACAATATTCAAACGGCAATTCCGAAAAAAATATTTTTAAATATTACCCAAAAAAAATTTCTCCCTTTTTAAAAATTTTTAATCGCCGCAACCATCGCAAAATTTTTGTGATCGACCAAAAAATCGCGTACGTTGGCAGCCTCAACGTGATGGAGCCAGCGCTCAAGTGGAAAGAAACCACGCTAAGAATTGAAAACTCCAATGACATTAATCTTTTAATGGAAATTTTTGAATGCACTTGGGATTGGATCGAAAATGATGTTTCTAGATTTAAAAGCTGTGACTTTAGAAAAATTATTTTTGAAGTAGAAAATTCTGATCATATTAGGACAACGCAAACTAAAGTTTTGAGAAGTCATTATAGAAAAGATTATCTAAAAAGAATCGACGACGCAAAAGAAAGAATTTGGCTTGTGACCCCTTATTTTAATCCACCAAGATTTTTATTGAAGGCATTGGTCGCGGCAGCTGAACGTGGGGTGGATGTGAGATTGATGGTACCCAATAAAACCGATCCTGCGTGGTTTAGCTATCTATCTAGAGTTTATTATTCTCCACTGATCAAAAAAGGTTTAAAAGTTTATGAGTATCAGGAAGGAATTCTTCATTCTAAAACAGCGCTTATAGATTCTGTGGGAATTGTTGGTTCTGGAAATCTCAACTATCGAAGCTTTTATCAAGATCTTGAGCTCAATATGATAGTTTCTGAAGTTTCAGAAATAGAGGCATTAAATAATGAGTTTATAAAAGATATGAAGCTTTCAAAAGAGATCACTACCAAAAAACAGATGAAAGCTTGGGAAAGAGCATTTGGTATGTTTCTAATGAAGTTTAAAACTTCATTCTGA
- a CDS encoding phospholipase D-like domain-containing protein, translated as MIYFNSQNVINSLLEEIDQSQNSIEIEMYIWDPDDVGKLFEEALLRAIQRGVSVRLIVDRVGSLEWITTRMDDLKAKGIDIRVFRPIPG; from the coding sequence ATGATTTATTTTAATTCTCAAAACGTGATCAATAGTCTTCTAGAAGAAATAGATCAAAGTCAAAATTCTATAGAAATCGAAATGTACATTTGGGATCCCGATGATGTTGGAAAGCTCTTTGAGGAAGCTCTTTTAAGAGCCATTCAACGTGGTGTGAGCGTTCGTTTGATTGTTGATAGGGTCGGGTCATTGGAATGGATCACGACGAGGATGGATGATCTGAAGGCCAAAGGAATTGATATTCGTGTTTTTAGGCCAATTCCCGGC
- the spoVG gene encoding septation regulator SpoVG gives MKITEVKVYPVNEDRLRAYVTITLENVFVVRDLKIINGNTGLFVAMPSKKRKDGQFRDIAHPLNQEFREEIERSVFEAYEKEIKAMGKSLEELKKSDYDTDRE, from the coding sequence ATGAAGATAACAGAAGTGAAGGTTTATCCTGTCAATGAAGATCGTCTAAGAGCCTACGTTACAATCACATTAGAAAACGTGTTCGTCGTTCGTGATTTAAAGATCATTAACGGGAATACAGGATTGTTTGTGGCTATGCCGTCAAAGAAACGTAAAGACGGGCAGTTTAGAGATATTGCGCATCCTCTCAATCAAGAGTTCAGGGAAGAGATCGAAAGATCAGTCTTTGAAGCTTACGAAAAAGAGATCAAAGCCATGGGAAAGAGCTTGGAAGAGCTTAAGAAGTCCGACTATGATACAGACCGCGAATAA
- a CDS encoding HAMP domain-containing sensor histidine kinase — protein IFSIIRTHFVLLGLNQVLRRDKTLLNILVHDMATPLTLISENIARLKEKLDGQNFSEVDRILRSSNKQKDLLMRVRSFHAANMGKIRIDLLPVSASELITESIALFDEKPMEKDVSFKLELPKEELYCLTDRITAINNVLGNVIGNAIKFSEDKCVISIRAFKEKQYIVIEIEDSGTGISDETLKNLFEESEITSTKGTKGEAGTGLGMLQIKTFMELYKGSVKIHTSEKGTRVQLYFRSTEI, from the coding sequence TTATATTTTCTATAATTCGAACCCATTTTGTATTGCTAGGCCTTAACCAAGTGTTGAGACGCGATAAAACGCTCCTCAATATTTTAGTACATGATATGGCGACTCCCCTCACCCTCATTTCGGAAAACATCGCAAGACTCAAAGAAAAACTAGATGGACAAAATTTTTCCGAAGTTGACCGTATTCTCAGATCCAGCAACAAACAAAAAGACCTACTCATGAGAGTACGCTCGTTCCACGCTGCCAATATGGGCAAGATCCGTATAGATCTCCTTCCCGTGAGTGCCTCTGAGCTGATTACTGAGTCCATTGCCCTGTTCGATGAGAAACCAATGGAAAAAGATGTTTCATTTAAATTGGAATTACCCAAAGAGGAGTTGTACTGTCTTACCGATCGTATAACGGCAATCAACAATGTTTTAGGAAATGTCATTGGCAATGCAATCAAGTTCTCAGAAGACAAATGCGTAATCTCGATTCGAGCCTTTAAAGAAAAACAATATATAGTAATAGAGATTGAAGATTCTGGTACAGGAATTTCAGATGAAACTCTTAAAAATCTCTTCGAAGAAAGCGAAATCACTTCCACCAAAGGAACCAAGGGCGAAGCCGGAACTGGTCTGGGCATGCTACAAATTAAAACTTTTATGGAGTTGTACAAAGGCTCAGTTAAAATTCATACTTCCGAAAAAGGAACAAGAGTTCAACTCTATTTCAGAAGTACAGAAATTTAA
- a CDS encoding CHASE domain-containing protein, which translates to MRLSKSFIFKFSAITISIIFVTLSVIVTKYVQESYENTENDLIQKETEFVSFELAENLRRNIAYRVKILEIIAHARPDIFPNNQEQFLKIIPAVSNNLPGFYAINWVNTEGTIKWIYPSKGNKSAIGKNILHRTEVTQYLLDAKKSKLPTISHVIDLYQGPKGLILYIPIYDKEIFKGWYNGVISINEMLDRFFERRKLHNISVTVKWKGHENYVYTYGAESSGKAELEFESDVLNQKLLVAVDLKRGSAIEARKARLNKIFTVVYIFIALIALF; encoded by the coding sequence ATGCGTTTATCAAAAAGTTTTATCTTTAAATTTTCGGCTATAACAATCTCTATTATTTTTGTTACCTTAAGCGTAATCGTAACTAAATATGTCCAAGAATCATATGAAAATACCGAAAATGATTTAATCCAAAAGGAAACAGAGTTTGTCTCTTTTGAACTTGCTGAGAACCTTCGTAGAAATATCGCCTACAGAGTTAAAATATTAGAAATCATAGCACACGCACGACCTGATATATTTCCTAACAACCAAGAACAATTTCTTAAAATTATACCAGCCGTCTCTAACAATTTACCCGGCTTCTATGCCATAAACTGGGTGAACACCGAGGGTACAATTAAATGGATTTATCCCTCGAAAGGCAACAAATCTGCCATTGGAAAAAATATTTTACACCGAACCGAAGTCACTCAATATCTTTTGGACGCAAAAAAATCCAAATTGCCAACAATCAGTCATGTGATCGATCTTTACCAAGGCCCAAAAGGGTTAATCCTTTACATACCCATATATGATAAAGAAATTTTTAAAGGCTGGTACAATGGAGTTATCAGTATAAATGAAATGTTAGATCGATTTTTTGAACGCCGAAAACTCCACAATATTTCAGTGACTGTAAAGTGGAAGGGTCACGAAAATTATGTTTATACTTACGGCGCAGAATCCAGTGGAAAAGCAGAATTGGAGTTTGAATCGGATGTCTTAAACCAAAAATTATTGGTGGCTGTAGATCTCAAGCGTGGCTCTGCAATAGAAGCTAGAAAAGCACGTCTAAATAAAATTTTTACCGTCGTTTATATTTTTATCGCTTTAATTGCATTGTTTA
- a CDS encoding S28 family serine protease codes for MKTLFNLVSVLFVALFISNTAFADIRLFELHRQKVLAKREQALLKKKTGITLRGLETTELKSYTFDQKLDHSDANDTRTFKQRYFINTELAKDVTTSPVLLYICGEAECNPNKSILSHAKELGASVVYVEHRYYGKSMPTTNLTAENLKYLSTAQALEDLKAIQIYLQKEKNFKGKWVVLGGSYAGSLAAYYRLKNPDLVVGALSSSGPVMAKENFEEYDLHVSKVVGEQCGAKMKQVVKEVEALFDSPEKLLEVKKKFRGEALTDNVDFMYLIADMGALAVQYGYKNRFCELLDSENPLQGYAKFTIEIFDSWGMTALDMSAAGALDPNVDSSDNMRQWFYQSCTEYGYWQNAYHDEKISVRSTLINADYHRNICIRLYGLDTSGNEKYVNETYYAPLLDAGRASNIFYTNGSTDPWLNLSIAPENKNDSNTATVTFTMEGAAHCDDLGNNSLSDVKKGRQMFVELAKKWLANSSFEN; via the coding sequence ATGAAAACTCTATTTAATTTAGTCAGTGTTCTATTTGTTGCATTATTCATTTCAAACACAGCATTTGCTGATATCAGATTGTTCGAACTTCATAGACAAAAAGTCCTAGCGAAGAGAGAGCAGGCTCTTCTTAAAAAGAAAACCGGTATTACTCTAAGAGGTTTAGAAACAACTGAACTTAAATCCTACACATTCGATCAAAAACTTGATCACAGCGATGCCAATGATACGAGAACTTTCAAGCAAAGATATTTTATCAATACGGAGTTGGCAAAAGACGTTACAACATCGCCGGTTCTTTTATATATATGTGGAGAAGCTGAATGCAATCCTAATAAATCGATTCTGTCCCATGCAAAAGAGTTGGGGGCAAGCGTTGTCTATGTTGAGCATAGATATTACGGCAAGTCGATGCCTACAACAAATCTCACTGCTGAGAATTTAAAGTATCTTTCAACTGCACAAGCATTAGAAGATTTAAAAGCGATTCAAATTTATCTTCAAAAAGAAAAAAACTTTAAAGGCAAATGGGTTGTGCTTGGTGGATCTTATGCAGGATCTCTAGCAGCTTATTATCGTTTAAAGAATCCAGATCTAGTCGTAGGAGCACTATCTTCTTCAGGTCCAGTGATGGCGAAAGAAAATTTTGAAGAATACGATCTTCACGTTTCCAAAGTTGTTGGTGAACAGTGTGGGGCGAAGATGAAACAAGTTGTAAAAGAAGTCGAAGCTCTTTTCGATAGCCCAGAAAAACTCTTGGAAGTTAAAAAGAAATTCCGTGGCGAAGCCCTCACAGACAATGTGGATTTTATGTATCTGATTGCAGATATGGGAGCTCTCGCTGTTCAATATGGATATAAAAATCGCTTCTGTGAACTTTTAGATTCTGAAAATCCTCTTCAAGGCTACGCAAAATTCACAATCGAGATCTTTGACAGTTGGGGAATGACAGCTTTGGACATGTCCGCAGCTGGTGCTCTAGATCCTAATGTTGATTCTTCTGATAACATGAGACAGTGGTTCTATCAATCATGCACAGAGTACGGTTACTGGCAGAATGCTTACCATGATGAAAAAATCTCGGTAAGATCAACTCTTATCAATGCCGATTACCATAGAAATATTTGTATTCGACTTTATGGTTTAGACACTTCTGGAAATGAAAAATATGTGAACGAAACTTACTACGCACCACTTTTGGATGCGGGTAGAGCTTCGAATATTTTTTATACCAATGGTTCTACGGATCCTTGGTTGAATCTTTCTATTGCTCCCGAAAATAAGAATGATTCCAACACAGCCACTGTGACTTTCACGATGGAAGGGGCTGCCCATTGCGATGACCTTGGAAATAACTCTTTGTCAGATGTTAAGAAAGGTAGACAAATGTTTGTTGAGCTTGCTAAGAAGTGGCTAGCAAATTCATCTTTCGAGAATTAA
- a CDS encoding class I SAM-dependent methyltransferase, whose translation MKFNKTYFDKLYPKNETIDGDYNSRDHGDYLKTLFHLMGIHISSVYDFGFGKGTLLRDVSKKLEATHIRGCDISPYAYESLKKKKWSKNFKLEISEIYNLKIPKKPYHLGLCNSVLQYIPDDKLKKSIDVLSKSCKYVYFHVPTQEDYKILKKDLNFTDSYAIQRKNHVYEKFLKDKFTFVSWGLLESKKFSNHKNSAFTDSLYRF comes from the coding sequence ATGAAATTCAATAAAACGTACTTTGATAAATTATACCCCAAGAACGAAACCATCGACGGAGATTATAACTCCAGAGACCATGGTGATTACTTGAAAACGCTTTTTCATCTTATGGGAATTCATATTTCTTCGGTTTATGATTTTGGATTTGGCAAAGGCACTCTGCTGCGTGATGTTTCTAAAAAATTAGAAGCTACTCACATCCGTGGATGCGATATTTCACCTTATGCTTATGAAAGCTTAAAAAAGAAAAAATGGTCTAAAAATTTCAAACTCGAAATATCAGAAATTTATAACCTAAAAATTCCGAAAAAACCCTATCACTTGGGACTATGTAACTCAGTTTTGCAATACATCCCTGACGACAAACTTAAAAAATCTATCGATGTACTTTCAAAATCCTGTAAGTACGTTTATTTCCACGTTCCCACTCAAGAAGATTATAAAATATTAAAAAAGGATTTAAATTTTACAGATTCTTATGCGATTCAAAGAAAAAATCACGTTTATGAAAAATTTTTGAAAGACAAATTCACTTTTGTCTCATGGGGATTATTAGAGTCAAAGAAATTCTCTAATCACAAGAACTCAGCCTTCACGGACAGCCTCTATCGTTTTTGA
- a CDS encoding endonuclease/exonuclease/phosphatase family protein, with protein sequence MIIKVLSYNIHKGRSFFLRHRTWGALDKLVHEIEPDIIFLQEFLIEPQAEKLLEKFADKLWPHYSFGQNATMGDYHYGNAILSKYPFVETHSTDISNNALEKRGLLYGKVKVLDNRALYLFCSHLDLTYKGRKNQISKIEKVTSALTESEDHVIIAADFNDWDNRLHPEIESKLNVKETSSSVNGFLAPTSPSIYPKFSLDRIYCRNLRAVSTQILSSKYLRILSDHLPVVSEFEIL encoded by the coding sequence GTGATCATTAAAGTCTTGAGTTACAATATTCACAAAGGCAGATCTTTTTTCTTGAGGCATCGTACTTGGGGAGCCCTGGATAAACTAGTCCATGAGATAGAGCCGGATATTATTTTTTTACAAGAATTTCTTATTGAACCTCAAGCTGAAAAATTATTAGAAAAATTCGCTGATAAACTTTGGCCGCATTATTCATTTGGTCAGAACGCAACGATGGGTGATTACCATTACGGAAATGCTATTTTATCAAAGTACCCATTTGTGGAAACACACAGTACAGATATTTCTAACAATGCTTTAGAAAAACGGGGATTGCTGTATGGAAAAGTAAAGGTTCTGGATAATCGAGCTTTGTATTTATTTTGCAGTCATTTGGATCTCACATACAAAGGTAGAAAAAATCAAATTTCTAAAATTGAAAAAGTCACATCAGCATTAACAGAAAGTGAAGACCATGTGATCATTGCTGCGGACTTTAATGATTGGGACAATCGACTGCATCCAGAAATAGAATCAAAGCTTAACGTTAAAGAAACTTCATCCTCAGTGAATGGGTTTTTAGCGCCCACTTCGCCGAGTATTTATCCAAAATTCTCCCTTGATAGAATTTATTGTCGAAACTTAAGAGCCGTTTCGACTCAAATTTTGTCTAGTAAATATCTTAGAATTCTATCTGATCATCTTCCGGTGGTTTCTGAATTTGAAATTTTATAA